The genome window GCCTGACCAACGAGCACCATCCCTGCCAGGTGCTGGCCGACGTCTTCACCTACTACGAGCACCGCGGTCCGATCAGCGGCAAGACCGTGGCCTGGATCGGCGACGCCAACAACATGCTGTACTCCTGGCTGCAGGCGGCCGAAGTGTTCGGTTTCCACCTGAACATCTCGACCCCCAAGGGCTACGAGCTGGACCCGAAACTGGTCTCGACCTCGCGCTACACCCTGTTCGACAACCCGTCCGACGCCTGCGAAGGCGCGCACCTGGTCAGCACCGACGTCTGGACCAGCATGGGCTACGAAAAGGAAAACGCGGAGCGCCTCAAGGCCTTCGACGGCTTCATCGTGGACGGCGCCAAGATGGCGCGCGCCGCGCCCGACGCCCTGTTCATGCACTGCCTGCCCGCCCACCGCGGCGAGGAAGTGGCGGCCGAGGTCATCGACGGCCCGCAGTCGGTGGTCTGGGACGAGGCCGAGAACCGCCTGCACGTGCAAAAAGCCCTGATCGAGTACCTGCTGCTCGGCCGTATCGAGGATAATTAAGCTTTCTTTTACCACCCCCGAGTTTGATCGTTGGCCGTCCGTCCCGCCCGCGGGACGGTCCCAAGCGGCCAGCTGACCATCTATACCACCACCTCCCCCTTCATCACTGGAACTCCCATGAGCGACATCAAAAAAGTAGTTCTCGCCTACTCCGGCGGCCTCGACACCTCGGTCATCCTGAAATGGCTGCAGGACAATTACAAGTGCGAAATCGTCACCTTCACCGCCGACCTGGGCCAGGGTGAAGAGCTGGAGCCGGCGCGCGCCAAGGCGCTCAAGTTCGGCATCAAGCCGGAGAACATCTACATCGACGACGTGCGCGAGGAGTTCGTGCGCGACTTCGTGTTCCCGATGTTCCGCGCCAACACCGTGTATGAAGGCGAGTACCTGCTGGGCACCTCGATCGCGCGTCCGCTGATCGCCAAGCGCCTGATCGAGATCGCCAACGAGACCGGCGCCGACGCCGTCTCGCACGGCGCGACCGGCAAGGGCAACGACCAGGTGCGCTTCGAGCTGGGCGCCTATGCGCTCAAGCCGGACGTCAAGATCATCGCCCCGTGGCGCGAGTGGGACCTGCTGTCGCGCGAGAAGCTGCTGAAGTACGCGGAAGAAGCCGGCATCGAGATCGACATGAAGCACAAGAACGGCGGCGCGCCGTACTCGATGGACGCCAACCTGCTGCACATTTCCTTCGAGGGCCGCCACCTGGAGAACCCGAGTGCGGAAGCCGAGGAATCGATGTGGCGCTGGACCGTGAGCCCGGAGCAGGCGCCGAACGAAGCCGAGTACCTGGACATCGAATTCGAGCAGGGCGACATCGTGGCCCTGAACGGCAAGCGCCTGTCGCCGGCAGCCGTCCTGACCGAGCTGAACCGCCTGGGCGGCAAGCACGGCATCGGCCGCCTGGACCTGGTGGAGAACCGCTACGTCGGCATGAAGTCGCGCGGCTGCTACGAGACCCCGGGCGGCACCATCATGCTGCGCGCCCACCGCGCGATCGAGTCGATCACCCTGGACCGCGAAGTGGCGCACCTGAAGGACGACCTGATGCCGCGTTACGCTTCGCTGATCTATAACGGCTACTGGTGGGCGCCGGAGCGCGTGGCGCTGCAGACCCTGATCGACCACACCCAGAAGGGCGTCAACGGCTGGGTGCGCGTGAAGCTGTACAAGGGCAATGTGATCGTGGTGTCGCGCGATTCGAAGACCGATTCGCTGTTCGACATGAACATCGCGACCTTCGACGAGGACGGCGGTGCGTACAACCAGGCGGATGCGGGCGGCTTCATCAAGCTGAACGCGCTGCGCATGCGGATCGCGGCGAAGGCGCGGGCCAAACGTGGGCAGTAAGCGGGCTGCGAGGCCGTGAGAGAGAGCCGCCTTCGGGCGGCTTTTTTAATCAGTACGCGGGCTGTGAGGCCGTGAGAGAGAGCCGCCTTCGGGCGGCTTTTTTATTGCGGTTTTTTTCGGTATGCGAAGGGTCGGGGTCGGGGTCGACAGTGCCGGTATGCGACCGACTTGGGTCCCGGCCTTCGCCGGGACGACGCTGGGGAAGTACTGCTACCGTCCGTGGCCCTGCAATCCGTCCCATCTAGGGAACAGCGAACGATATTCCATTGTTGGACGTAGAACGTCGTCCCGGCGAAGGCCGGGACCCAAGTTTGTTTGCGCCCCCGCAGCCCCTCCACCATCTGGCGGCGCCACCATACCACTATGGAAAAAACTTCCTTCGTCTACATCCTCGCCAGCCGCCCCTACGGCACGCTCTACGTCGGCGTCACCTCCGACCTGATCAAACGCATCTGGCAACACAAAAGCGGCTTCGTCCCGGGCTTCACGAAGAAGTACAAGGTCCACACCCTGGTCTGGTACGAAACACACGCCGACATCACCGCGGCGATCACCCGCGAAAAGCAGATCAAGGAATGGCCGCGCGCCTGGAAAATCAAGCTCATCCAATCCACCAACCCCGCCTGGCAAGACCTCTACCTCACCCTGGTCTAGCCTCCTGCGCGCCCCTTCCCCACCCCACACGCCCACGCTACAATCGGCGTCCATGAACGCTCCCGTGGACAATCCCTGCCTGGCCTGCGGCGCCTGCTGCAAGAGCTACCGCGTGTCCTTCTACTGGACCGAAGCGCTCCCCCTGCCCGACACCTATACCGAGCAGCTCACCGCCCATCTCTCCTGCATGAAGGGCACCAACGCCGCGCGCCCGCACTGCATCGCCCTCGGCCGTGGCGAAGCCGGCCCGATGGCCTGCGGCGTCTACGAACAGCGCCCCCAGCCCTGCCGCGAAGTCGAGATCGGCGACGACAAATGCCGGCGCGCGCGCCAGCTGCACGGGCTGGCTGCGCTGCCGGACCAACTGCCCGCCTAGCTACCCGCCCAACTGCCCGCCTAACTGACCGCCCTACTGCCCGCCTAGCGCCCCGCCCTGTTACGCAGATCGTCCACCGGCTCGCCGCCGAAGCCGGGCGCCAGCAGGTAGTCCACCAGCGCACGCGCGCACACGGGCGGCGAGACCAGCACCCCGCTGTCCTTCATGTCCACGAAGCGCTGGCGCAGCGGAAAGCGCTGGTCCGGCGTGGCGCGAATCTCGGCCTGCATGTCGGTGTCGACCACGCCCGGCGCCAGGCTGACGGCGCGCACCTTCGGATCGTTGTCGAGGGCGATGGCGCGCGCATGCTGGTCGAGCGCGGCCTTGGTGGCGCAGTAGACGCTCCAGCCCGGATAGGCGCTGCGCCCCGCCCCGCTGGACACGTGCAGGATGCGGTGCTCGGCCCCCGGCGCCGCGCGCACCACGGCCGCGCTCAGGGCCAGCGGCGCGCCGACGTTGAGGGTGGCCGCGCGCAAGGCCTGCAGCGGATCCTGTTCGGCCAGGGGGCCGACCGGGTTGACCGTGCCCGCGTTGTTGACCAGCAGGACGGTATCGGCGCCGGCCAGGAAAGCGCGCAGCGCCTCGCCCTCCAGCCAGGCCGCCAGCGCGGCCGGATCGGCGAGGTCGAGCGCGACCTGCTCCACACCGGCATCAGGCGCATGGGCGCGCGCCAGGCCCAGCACGGTCACGCCGCGCCGCACCAGTTCGGCCGCCACCGCGGCGCCCAGTCCGCGCGTGTGGCCGGTAACAATCGCCTTCATCATGAGCTGTCCCCTAGACGAATACCGGTTCCGGCTCCAACCTTACCCCGTAGCGCTGTTCGACGTCGCGCTGGATCGCCTCGGCCAGGCGCACCACGTCCTCGCCGCGCGCCCCGCCCAGGTTGACCAGCACCAGCGCCTGCTTCGGATACACCCCGGCCGCGCCCATGCTGCGACCCTTCCAGCCGCACTGGTCGATCAGCCAGCCCGCCGCCAGCTTCTCGCTGCCGTCCGGCTGGGCATGGTGCACCAGGTTCGGATACGTCTCCAGCAGGCGCGCGCAGTGCTCGCGCGAGACCACCGGGTTCTTGAAGAAGCTCCCGGCGTTGCCGATCTCGGCCGGGTCGGGCAGCTTGCGGCGGCGGATCGCCTCCACCAGCGCGCCGACCTGGCGCGGGCTCGGCTGCTCCAGCCCGGCCTCGCGCGCGGCCTGGGCCAGCTCGGCGTAGCGCAGGTTCGGAGTCCAGTCCTTGGGCAGCGCGAAGGTCACGTCCAGCACCACCAGCTCACGCCCCTCCGGGTGCTTGAAAATGCTGTCGCGGTAGGCGAAACGGCAGTCGGCGGCGCTCAAGGTGCGCAGCTCGCCGCTGGCCATGTCGTAGGCGCTCAGGCTGTGGAACACGTCCTTGGTCTCGACCCCGTAGGCGCCCACGTTCTGGATCGGGGCCGCGCCCACCGTGCCCGGGATCAGGGACAAATTCTCCAGCCCGCCCAGGCCCTGCTCCAGCGTGTACTGCACGAAGCCGTGCCAGTTCTCGCCGGCCTGGGCGCGCACCAGCACCCTGCCGTCCTGTTCGCCCAGCACCTCCCGCCCCTGCCCCGTCATGTGCAGCACCACGCCCTCGACGTCGCGCGTGAGCAGGAGATTGCTGCCGCCGCCCAGCACCAGGCGCGGCATGGCGGCAAGGAACGGATCGGCGCGCAGCAAATCGAGCTGCCGCGCGCCCGTCACCCGGATGTAATGACGCGCGCGCGCCGGAATGCGGAAGGTGTTGAGGGCGTCGAGCGGCTGGTCGTGGAGGAGAGGCAGGTCTGGATGCATGGCGGAATGGTGTTTTTTCGCCTCATTATAGTGGCACAAGAACCGCACAAGCCGCCTTACCTTGCCTGACTGGCAAATCGGCTCGCCGCTGAGCAGGGTTGTCGGCTAAAATAGAGGGATTCGTCTAATTGCATTACAGAAAAAGGAACAGCCATGCCATCGTTTGATGTGGTCTGCGAAGCAGACATGGTCGAAGTCAAGAACGCCGTCGAACAGTCGAACAAGGAGATCACCACCCGCTTCGACTTCAAGGGCAGCTCGGCCAAGGTCGAGCAGAAGGAACGCGAACTGACCCTGTTCGCCGACTCCGACTTCCAGCTCGGCCAGGTGCGCGACGTGCTCATCAACAAAATGTCCAAGCGCAAGGTCGACGTGCGCTTCCTGGACGAAGGCAAGGTCGAGAAGATCGGCGGCGACAAGGTCAAGCAGGTCATCAAGGTGCGCAACGGCATCGAGACCGAGGACGCCAAGAAGATCACCAAGGTCATCAAGGAAAGCAAGATGAAGGTCCAGGCCAGCATTCAGGGCGAGTCGGTGCGCGTCACCGGCGCCAAGCGCGACGACCTGCAGGCCGCCATGGCCCTGCTGCGCAAGGACGTGCAGGAACTGCCGCTGGCGTTCAACAACTTCCGCGACTGAGTCGCCCACGCCGGTTGGCGCCGGCTAGACGCCGTCTGTACGGGACAATATCCCGTGGCGACTCGCGCCATGCGGCTTTTCGCTGGGGTAGAATGGAGGGCGTGTGCACACGTCTTTCTACCCTGTGCCCGACGCGGTACCCCGTAGAGATCAGGTAGTCTAAGGATAGCAATGAAACGTGTAGATGATTTCCGCTTACGACTGGGCAACAAGGAATACGTGCCCATCATGATCGGCGGAATGGGCGTGGATATCTCGACGTCCGAACTGGCGCTGGAAGCGGCGCGCCTTGGTGGCATCGGCCATATTTCCGACGCCATGGTGCAGGACGTGTCCGACCGCAAGTTCGACACCACCTTCGTCAAAGACAAGACGAAGCTCTACAAGTTCAACATCAACAACATGAACAAGGCGGTGGTGCAGTTCGACCTCGACCGCCTGGCCGAGGCGACCCGCCTCCACGTCGGCGCCACCATGGAAGCGAAGAAGGGCGACGGCCTGGTCTTCGTGAACTGCATGGAAAAGCTGACCATGAACGCGCCCAAGGAAACCCTGCGCGTGCGCCTGGCTTCGGCGCTCGACGCCGGCATCGACGGCATCACCCTGTCGGCCGGCCTGCACCTGGGCTCCTTCGAGCTGATCAAGGACCACCCGCGCTTCCGCGACGCCAAGCTGGGCATCATCGTGTCCTCCGTGCGCGCGCTGCAGCTCTTCCTGCGCAAGGTCTCGCGCCTGGATCGCCTGCCCGACTACATCATCGTCGAGGGCCCGCTGGCCGGCGGCCACCTGGGCTTCGGCATCGATGACTGGAAGCAGTACGACCTGCACACCATCATGGACGAGATCCATGCCTTCATGCGCGCCGAGCAGCTCGACATCCCGATCATCGCGGCCGGCGGCGTGTTCACCGGCAGCGACGCCGCGGGCTTCCTCGAAAAGGGCGCGGGCGGCGTGCAGGTGGCGACCCGCTTCACCGTCACCCACGAATGCGGCCTGCCGGACAACGTCAAGCAGGAATACTTCCGCGCCAGCGAAGAAGACATTGAGGTCAACGGCCTGTCGCCGACCGGCTATCCGATGCGCATGCTCAAGAACACCCCGGCGATCGGCTCGGGCATCCGTCCGGGCTGCGAATCCTACGGCTACCTGCTCGACGCCACCGGCAACTGCGCCTACATCAACTCCTACAACCGCGAAGTGCAGGCCAATCCGGACTCGAAGCACATCGTGGTGATGGACAAGACCTGCCTGTGCACCCACATGCGCAACTTCAACTGCTGGACCTGCGGGCACTATACCTATCGCCTGAAGGACACCACGCACCGCCTGGCGGACGGCAACTACCAGATCCTGTCGGCGGAGCACGTGTTCAAGGATTACCAGTTCAGCGTCAACAACGAAATCGCGCTGCCGCCCAAGCAGGACATCGTCGCGGCCTGATCGCCCCCTGCCCTCGCCCCGCCACGGCGGGGCGACGGGCCCAGCATAGCCACCATCCCACGTGCAGCCGCCGCGTCCAGTTCGACGCGGCCGCTGGCCCTCTCTCTCCTTCTGCGCTACTATTTCGGCATCCCCCGCCGACACCGCCCAGATCACGGAGACGCCCATGACCCCGAAGCTCGCCCACCCCCAGCGCCCCATCGGCGCCGACCTCCTGCGCGTGGCCCTGGTCACCGCCTGCCTGCTGCTGTTGCCCCTGGTGGCCATGCAGTTCACGCGCGAGATGAACTGGGGCCCCGGCGACTTCCTGGCCGCCGGCCTGCTGCTGGGCGGCGCCGGGTCCGCCTGGGTCCTGCTGTCGCGCCTGGTCCGCGCGCCGCGCCAGCGCAAGCTGCTCGGCGCCGCGCTGCTCGGCGCCCTGCTCCTGACCTGGGCCGAGCTCGCCGTCGGCATCCTCCACTAGTGCAGACTGCGGCAGTGCGCCGCACGCCCGCGCAACGCGGCCCTGTCAAAACCGGTGTAAGCTGGCCTCTCCACGCCCTCCGTGCGAGAGGTGACACATGCCGAGCCTCGATGTCTCCGAGCAGGTCAGCTTCCTTACCGACGACGCGGGCCGCGTCAGCGCCTGGAATCCCGCCTGCGAAGCCCTGTTCGGGATCAACGCGGACGAGGCCGTCGGCCAGCCGCTGACGCGCCTGCTGGCCGGCGGCAGCCCCGGCTGGGGCCAGCTCGCCGCCAGCCATGGCGGCGAGGTCCTGCTGCACACGGGCGGCGGCGGACGGCGCTGGGCCGTCCTGCGGCTCACCGGCCTGTACGCCGGCAGCGCCGCGCCGCGCGCCTGGGTCGCCAGCGCGCTGCCGGCTCCGGTCGCCCTCACCGAAGAAAGCGAAAGAATCGGCCTGACGCCGCTCGCGAGCGTGGTCGAACTGCTGCCGGGCACCTTCTACGCCATCAACCGCGACGGCCGGCTGGTGCTGTGGAACCATAATCTCGAGCGCCTGTGCGAGATGATGCCCAACGAAGTCGCCGCTACCCAGGTCCTCGACATGTTCGAGCTGCGTGACCGCTCGCGCGCCGCCGAGAACATCCGGCGTGTGTTCGACGAGGGCCACGAGGTGTCGATGGAGGCCGACTACGTCTCGCGCAGCGGGCGCCTGACGCCCATGCTGCTGGGCGGGGCGCGCATCTCCTGCGGCGGGCGCGACTACCTGTTCGGCATGGGCATCGACATCTCGAAGCGGCGCGACCGCGAGCGCCGCATGCGCCTCTACGAGCGCGCCCTGCACGCGGCCAGCAACGGCATCGTGATCACCGGCTGCATCGGCGCGGAACACCCGATCGAATACGTCAATCCGGCCTACGAGCGCATCACCGGCTACCGCCTCGACGAGATCAAGGGCCGCGACTCGCGCTTCATGGCCGCGCCCGGCCTCGACATGGACGAGCGCGCCCAGATCGGGCTGGCGCTGAAGGAACTGCGTTCCGTGAAAGTGGTGCTGCGCAACCAGCGCAAGAACGGCGAGCTGTTCTGGAACGACCTGAGCATCACGCCGGTGCACAATGAGCACGGCGAGGTGGCCCATTTCATCGGCATCATCAACGACGTGACCGCCGCCCGGCAGCGCACCCAGCACCTGGAACACGAAGTCAACCACGACGCCCTGACCGGCCTGGCCAACCGCAACCTGCTGTGGGACCGCCTCGGCCACGCCCTGCACCTGGCCCAGCGCCACCAGACCATGGTGGCGGTGGTGCTGGTCGACCTGGACAAGTTCAAGGCCATCAACGACGGCTTCGGCCATGACGCCGGCGACGTGGTGCTCAAGGTGGTGGCGCGGCGCCTGCTATCGGCGGTGCGCGACAGCGACACGGTGGCGCGCCTGTCGGGCGACGAATTCGTGCTGGTGCTGGTGGACCAGCCTTCGCTGCGCTTCACCCTGCGCATGGTCGAACGCCTGCGGCGCGCGCTGGTGATGCCGGTTTCCTTCAGCGGCAACGAGATCCCGGTCGGCGCCAGCCTGGGCGTGGCCGGCTTCCCGGCCGACGGCCACACCCCCGCCGAACTGGTGCGCGCCGCCGACATGGCCATGTACCAGGCCAAGCACCATGGCGGCGGGGTGCACTTCTACTCCAGCGAGATGAGCCTGGCGAGCCAGGCGCGCGCGGCCCTGGCCGACAGCATGCGCGAGGCGCTCGATCGCGAGGAACTGTTCCTGCTGTTCCAGCCGCGCATGGACGCCCGCAACGGCAAGGTGCGCGGCTTCGAGGCCCTGCTGCGCTGGCGCCACCCGGCGCACGGCGTGATGCTGCCCGCCAGCTTCCTGGGCGAGGCCGAGGAAAGCGGGCGCATCGTCGAGATCGGCAACTGGGTGCTGGACCGCGCCGGCGCCTTCGGGCGCCAGTTGCGCGACGCCGGCTTCCCCGGCTTGCCGGTGGCGGTCAACGTCTCGCACCGCGAATACAGCCGCCCCGGCTTCATCGCGGGCATCGCCGCCTGCATGGAGCGCCACGGCCTGCCGGCGGGCAGCCTGGAGATCGAGATCCCCGAGGCCGACCTGATCCGCAACCCGGGCATCGGACGCGAGCTGGCGAGCCGCCTGCGCGAGGTCGGGGCACTGCTCTCGGTGGACGAGTTCGGGCGCGGCCTGTCCGACATCTCCTTCCTGCAGCAGCTCTCGGTGCGGCAGGTGAAGCTGGCCAAGGCCGCGGTGCACGGGATCGGGGGCGATGCCGGGGCTTCGCTGGCCAAGACCCTGATCGACATCGGGCACAACCTGGAGATGAAGGTGGTGGGGGAAGCGGTCGAGACCGAGGCCCAGGTGGCCTTCCTGAGGGCGAACGGGTGCGATCAGTTGCAGGGCATGTGGTTCAGCGAGCCGCTGGCGCCGGAGGCGGCGCAGCAGATGCTGGCGCAAAGGGCCTGAGCCTTCCCGCTGCGGTGCGGTGCGGGCCGGGGGCCGGGACCCGCGGACCGCGGACCGCGGCAAGGCCGGTCGCGCCTGCCGCGTTTCTCAGCCTTCGCTGGTGATCCTCTGGATCAGGGCGCCCAGCACCTCGTCCGCCATCTCGTTCGACACCTGGCAGGTGCCCGCGTTCTCGTGTCCGCCTCCGCCGTATTCCAGCATCAGCGCCCCGATATTGGTCCTGGAGCTGCGGTTCAGGATCGACTTGCCGGTCGCGAACACCGTGTTCTGCTGCTTCACGCCCCACAGCACGTGGATCGAGATGTTCGTCTCCGGGAACAGCGCATAGATGATGAAGCGGTTGCCCGCATAGATCACCTCTTCGTCGCGCAGGTCCAGCACGACCAGGTTGCCATGCACCCGTGCGCAGCGGCGGATCTGTTCCTTGCACAGCTCGCTATGCTCGAAGTACAGCGCGGTCCGCTCGCGCACGTCCGGCAAGGCCATGATCTCGGGGATCGTGTGGGTGGCGCAGTGGTCGATCAGCGCCATCATGAGCTGGTAGTTCGAAATGCGGAAGTTGTGGAAGCGTCCCAGCCCGGTACGGGCGTCCATCAGGAAGTTGAGCAGGTTCCAGCCCTGCGGGTCGAGCACTTCCGCGCGCGAGAAGCGCGCCGCGTCGCCCTTGTCGACCGCCTCCATCATGTCGGCCCAGGCGGGCGGGAAGCTGGCCGCGCCGCCGTAGTGGTCGTACACCACCCGCGCCGCCGAGGGCGCCTCGGGGTGGATGATGTGGTTGTCGCGCCGGCCGCTGTTGCGCAGGGTCTCGGACAGGTGGTGGTCGAACACCAGGTGGGCCGCCGCCACGTAAGGCAGGTTGGTCGTGATGTCGCGCCCCGTGATGGCGATCTTGCCGTCTTGCATATCCTTGGGGTGGACGAACAGGATGTCGTCGATCAGGTCGAGATGCTTGAGCAGGACCGCGCACACCAGGCCGTCGAAGTCGCTGCGGGTAACGAGGCGGAATTTTCCAGGAACTGCGGACATCGGCACACCCTTTCATCATCGGTGGAAGACTGGGTCCGGCACTGTCGGCCGGAACCGCGTGGACGGGCGGAATCATCATACCTTGCAATGTTTCCAAAAGGTAGCTATTGAGCCAACTCATTCCGCCGGGGTTGCGCCGTCCATTCCCCGATTCCTGCAGACTGTCGCAGGAGTGTGGCGGACAGGGCGGCCTGGGGGTAAAGTTGCAACATCCCAACAGTCGGATTGGCGAGGAAAGGGCTTTTCCTAATGCCAACAGTGCGCCAGGCGCTACACTCATCCTTTGGCGGTCGCCGCGAGGCGCCAAGTGCGGGACGCACAGTAAGAGAAAACGACCACGATATGCAATCACGCAGCACCAACCAGCATCCATTTTCGAGCATCCTGACCTGGCTGTACCGCTG of Massilia sp. KIM contains these proteins:
- the murB gene encoding UDP-N-acetylmuramate dehydrogenase, with protein sequence MHPDLPLLHDQPLDALNTFRIPARARHYIRVTGARQLDLLRADPFLAAMPRLVLGGGSNLLLTRDVEGVVLHMTGQGREVLGEQDGRVLVRAQAGENWHGFVQYTLEQGLGGLENLSLIPGTVGAAPIQNVGAYGVETKDVFHSLSAYDMASGELRTLSAADCRFAYRDSIFKHPEGRELVVLDVTFALPKDWTPNLRYAELAQAAREAGLEQPSPRQVGALVEAIRRRKLPDPAEIGNAGSFFKNPVVSREHCARLLETYPNLVHHAQPDGSEKLAAGWLIDQCGWKGRSMGAAGVYPKQALVLVNLGGARGEDVVRLAEAIQRDVEQRYGVRLEPEPVFV
- a CDS encoding SDR family oxidoreductase, which gives rise to MMKAIVTGHTRGLGAAVAAELVRRGVTVLGLARAHAPDAGVEQVALDLADPAALAAWLEGEALRAFLAGADTVLLVNNAGTVNPVGPLAEQDPLQALRAATLNVGAPLALSAAVVRAAPGAEHRILHVSSGAGRSAYPGWSVYCATKAALDQHARAIALDNDPKVRAVSLAPGVVDTDMQAEIRATPDQRFPLRQRFVDMKDSGVLVSPPVCARALVDYLLAPGFGGEPVDDLRNRAGR
- a CDS encoding YkgJ family cysteine cluster protein — translated: MNAPVDNPCLACGACCKSYRVSFYWTEALPLPDTYTEQLTAHLSCMKGTNAARPHCIALGRGEAGPMACGVYEQRPQPCREVEIGDDKCRRARQLHGLAALPDQLPA
- a CDS encoding nitronate monooxygenase, producing the protein MKRVDDFRLRLGNKEYVPIMIGGMGVDISTSELALEAARLGGIGHISDAMVQDVSDRKFDTTFVKDKTKLYKFNINNMNKAVVQFDLDRLAEATRLHVGATMEAKKGDGLVFVNCMEKLTMNAPKETLRVRLASALDAGIDGITLSAGLHLGSFELIKDHPRFRDAKLGIIVSSVRALQLFLRKVSRLDRLPDYIIVEGPLAGGHLGFGIDDWKQYDLHTIMDEIHAFMRAEQLDIPIIAAGGVFTGSDAAGFLEKGAGGVQVATRFTVTHECGLPDNVKQEYFRASEEDIEVNGLSPTGYPMRMLKNTPAIGSGIRPGCESYGYLLDATGNCAYINSYNREVQANPDSKHIVVMDKTCLCTHMRNFNCWTCGHYTYRLKDTTHRLADGNYQILSAEHVFKDYQFSVNNEIALPPKQDIVAA
- a CDS encoding exopolyphosphatase is translated as MSAVPGKFRLVTRSDFDGLVCAVLLKHLDLIDDILFVHPKDMQDGKIAITGRDITTNLPYVAAAHLVFDHHLSETLRNSGRRDNHIIHPEAPSAARVVYDHYGGAASFPPAWADMMEAVDKGDAARFSRAEVLDPQGWNLLNFLMDARTGLGRFHNFRISNYQLMMALIDHCATHTIPEIMALPDVRERTALYFEHSELCKEQIRRCARVHGNLVVLDLRDEEVIYAGNRFIIYALFPETNISIHVLWGVKQQNTVFATGKSILNRSSRTNIGALMLEYGGGGHENAGTCQVSNEMADEVLGALIQRITSEG
- a CDS encoding EAL domain-containing protein; amino-acid sequence: MPSLDVSEQVSFLTDDAGRVSAWNPACEALFGINADEAVGQPLTRLLAGGSPGWGQLAASHGGEVLLHTGGGGRRWAVLRLTGLYAGSAAPRAWVASALPAPVALTEESERIGLTPLASVVELLPGTFYAINRDGRLVLWNHNLERLCEMMPNEVAATQVLDMFELRDRSRAAENIRRVFDEGHEVSMEADYVSRSGRLTPMLLGGARISCGGRDYLFGMGIDISKRRDRERRMRLYERALHAASNGIVITGCIGAEHPIEYVNPAYERITGYRLDEIKGRDSRFMAAPGLDMDERAQIGLALKELRSVKVVLRNQRKNGELFWNDLSITPVHNEHGEVAHFIGIINDVTAARQRTQHLEHEVNHDALTGLANRNLLWDRLGHALHLAQRHQTMVAVVLVDLDKFKAINDGFGHDAGDVVLKVVARRLLSAVRDSDTVARLSGDEFVLVLVDQPSLRFTLRMVERLRRALVMPVSFSGNEIPVGASLGVAGFPADGHTPAELVRAADMAMYQAKHHGGGVHFYSSEMSLASQARAALADSMREALDREELFLLFQPRMDARNGKVRGFEALLRWRHPAHGVMLPASFLGEAEESGRIVEIGNWVLDRAGAFGRQLRDAGFPGLPVAVNVSHREYSRPGFIAGIAACMERHGLPAGSLEIEIPEADLIRNPGIGRELASRLREVGALLSVDEFGRGLSDISFLQQLSVRQVKLAKAAVHGIGGDAGASLAKTLIDIGHNLEMKVVGEAVETEAQVAFLRANGCDQLQGMWFSEPLAPEAAQQMLAQRA
- the argF gene encoding ornithine carbamoyltransferase, with product MPGTTPIKHFLQFSDFTRDEFEYVIKRAEVIKRKFKNYEVYHPLVDRTLVMVFEKSSTRTRLSFEAGMHQLGGAAIYLNTRDSQLGRGEPVEDAGQVMSRMCDIIMVRTFGQDIIERFAAHSRVPVINGLTNEHHPCQVLADVFTYYEHRGPISGKTVAWIGDANNMLYSWLQAAEVFGFHLNISTPKGYELDPKLVSTSRYTLFDNPSDACEGAHLVSTDVWTSMGYEKENAERLKAFDGFIVDGAKMARAAPDALFMHCLPAHRGEEVAAEVIDGPQSVVWDEAENRLHVQKALIEYLLLGRIEDN
- a CDS encoding argininosuccinate synthase, whose protein sequence is MSDIKKVVLAYSGGLDTSVILKWLQDNYKCEIVTFTADLGQGEELEPARAKALKFGIKPENIYIDDVREEFVRDFVFPMFRANTVYEGEYLLGTSIARPLIAKRLIEIANETGADAVSHGATGKGNDQVRFELGAYALKPDVKIIAPWREWDLLSREKLLKYAEEAGIEIDMKHKNGGAPYSMDANLLHISFEGRHLENPSAEAEESMWRWTVSPEQAPNEAEYLDIEFEQGDIVALNGKRLSPAAVLTELNRLGGKHGIGRLDLVENRYVGMKSRGCYETPGGTIMLRAHRAIESITLDREVAHLKDDLMPRYASLIYNGYWWAPERVALQTLIDHTQKGVNGWVRVKLYKGNVIVVSRDSKTDSLFDMNIATFDEDGGAYNQADAGGFIKLNALRMRIAAKARAKRGQ
- a CDS encoding YajQ family cyclic di-GMP-binding protein, coding for MPSFDVVCEADMVEVKNAVEQSNKEITTRFDFKGSSAKVEQKERELTLFADSDFQLGQVRDVLINKMSKRKVDVRFLDEGKVEKIGGDKVKQVIKVRNGIETEDAKKITKVIKESKMKVQASIQGESVRVTGAKRDDLQAAMALLRKDVQELPLAFNNFRD
- a CDS encoding GIY-YIG nuclease family protein; this translates as MEKTSFVYILASRPYGTLYVGVTSDLIKRIWQHKSGFVPGFTKKYKVHTLVWYETHADITAAITREKQIKEWPRAWKIKLIQSTNPAWQDLYLTLV